Within the Enterobacter roggenkampii genome, the region CCTGCAGCCGTCAGTTTTACGCCCGTATTTTTACGTACCATCACTTCCACACCGAAGTAAGATTCGATATCGCTGATGATTTTGCTGACGGCGGGTTGCGTCAGGCCCAGTTGTCTTGCAGCAGAACCTATGGAGCCACTTTTAATGACTTCCTGAAATACCACGAGGTGCTGTGTTTTCGGTAGAATAATAGTGTTCATAATATTCTGCGCTTATTTCCCTATGACGGGGTGAATTCTACTCAATAATGTTTCAGGGGGTATGTGCTGTTACTCACAATTTGCTTTGAGCAACCCTTAACTCACGCTTCAAAAACCCATTAAAAACCTTATAAATCAATGCATTGAAGGTAATTAAATACGCTACAACGCTGATATTGATCAACAAAAATAGCGCTAATAAATTTATTTTATGGCGATAACCCGGATTTATTTCACCGTTCTTAAAAAAACAATAAAGACGATATTTCAGGCAATTAAAGGCTAATAAATAACCGTCATTTGTTTGAAACATACTTCCATTTAAGCCATTTTTTACGACGTAAATTTTCAAATTTCAGGAAAAGAGTGGAATACGTCACATATTCACGGAGGAAATGTATTTGATTTCAATAAGCGCATATCAAACGAGAAAAGATTTACGAACATTAAGCTAACAATCATAACAAATTATCAATACTACAGATCGCCGGTTTTTTAGATATAAATTTTGTGATGGCGATCGTCTGCAGATTCCGAGGCGGAACCGTCGAGTGAAAAACAGTGAAATGTGCTTAATGTCGCAAATATGAGAATTGATGTCGTTTGTGTGGTGCCGGATGGCGCTGCGCTTACCCGTTCGTCGTGGTTGTCCGCCGGGGTAATTCCCGGCGACTTATCCAGCCCCTCGTCACAATGATTGCCGTATTCAACTACTATTTCCAGACACCACAACGACTCTTGTCGTTTGTACACATCAGAACTTTTTGTTCCGGAAGCGGGTATACATCATCAGATAGCGTTTCAGATTGCGTAGCGTCATCAGTTTCATCAGGGTTTGCGGGCGCATCTTTTTGTTGCGAATGTAGTATAGAGTGAAGAGCTGATATTTTTTACTCGATACGTCTAATTTGGCTTTGTGTTTCCGGTAAAAACGTAGATAACCTGAAAACTTTCGTCCTGAGCAGGTAATGCGGGCTTCGCCGTGATTGACATAAAGCACCTGTGTGATGTCATCCAGTTTGAAAGGTTCACCGAAGGTTTCTGCAAGCCGATAAAAAGCATCATAATCCTGAGCAGCAGGCAAGGCGTCGTCGAACAGGATCTGCTGCATTCTACTGGTTAAGGTCAGCATTTGGTTGCCTATAATATTCCGTTTATCAAACAGGCTTTTTTTATAAGCCGGTTTCGGATACACCTGTAATTCATCAGGATGATGATATCCGGTACCGTCACAGAGATAATCATTTGCGTACAAAAAACTGTGCAACTGAAGTTTATGTTGCCAGGTAAGAAAAGAGGACAGGCGTGTCGGCAGCCATTCATCATCATCATCCAGACCCGTAATAAGGTCACCACGGGCCATTCTTATAGCCTGATTTCGGACTGCACAAGCGCCAGAGTTAAATTCATTGCGAATATAGGTAATGCGTGGGTCATTCAGCTCGGAGATATACGTCAAGAGTTGGTCAAATGACGATGAGAAATCGTCAATGATAATGAGTTCCCAGTTCACATAGTCTTGATTCAGTACCGATTGTATGGCTCTGATCGTCAATGCCTGGCGGTTCCAGGTTGGCATATAGATGGAGATGAGTGGTCGGGATAGTGGCGTGTCACTTTCATTTTGTTCATATTCCGTCAATAACCTGACATCATGGATATCACTTCCAGTAAAATCCACGCAAGTACAATCAGCGTGACTAAAAATTGTACCTTCCGTTTTACAGTAGCTAAGATTAGCGCCTGCAAGGTTGGCACAGGAGAAATCGGCTCCTCGAAGATCACAAAACGAAATATCGCATCCCGATAAATTAATATTGCGTAAATAGAGCCCCCTGAGATCCATAAACCTCAGATCTGCACCAGCTAAACCAGGCTGATATCGGTGATTTTTAAGTATATTTTTATGATATTGGATTAGTTTTTTTAGTTTGTTTTTTCTGTCCATGCTCAACCGAATACCGATGAGAAAATTAGGCATTGAGTTAAGCGTTCTTATCATTCTATAGCAATAGCCCCCCTTCATTTTCAGAAATTAATTAGGGACAAACTGTATTTATTAACGTTTTATTTATTTTTCTCATACATTGTAGTGAGCCAGGGGGGTCTGTAGAGACTATATTGTCAGTAAATAAATATGAATCGCAATCCAGAGACATACATATAAACTGAAGGCAGACGGAAATGAAGGCTGTCGCGGTTGCAAGGTTTCAGGATAGTCGGGATGGAACAGCCGTTGGTGTGCCTCGTTTGTATCACAGTCTGTGTCACATTTTCACCAGGGAAAGCCTGAGACACACCAACGTATTGTTTTAGAAGAAGTTGAAGCTGACCGATAAGCCGGGTTCTGTCGTGGACAGTCATTCATCTAGGCCAGCAATCGCTCACTGGCTCAAGCAGCCTACCCGGGTTCAGTACGGGCCGTACCATGTGAACCCCTATTTGGCCTTGCTCCGGGTGGAGTTTACCGTGCCACGGACTGTTACCAGCCGCGCGGTGCGCTCTTACCGCACCCTTTCACCCTTACCTGATCCCGCTTGCGCGGGCCATCGGCGGTTTGCTCTCTGTTGCACTGGTCGTGGGTTTCCCCCCCAGGCGTTACCTGGCACCCTGCCCTATGGAGCCCGGACTTTCCTCCCCTCCGCCCGTCTCCCCGAAAGGGACGACGACGAAGCGGCGACTGTCTGGTCAGCTTCGGCGCGCAGTATAGAGGGTTTGCGCGCCGCTGTCACCCTCGGCTGTGGGTAAGCCGTGATTAACGCGCCACTTCCACCTTCGCCAGTTTTTCGTAGTAGCATGCAATTGCGCTGTGATCGGCCGTGCCCAGGCCATCGGCACGCAATGCCTGCATCATCTCCATGACCGCTGCGGTCAGCGGCAGCTGTGCGCCCACGCCGTGGGAAGTGTCCAGCGCGTTCGCCAGATCTTTGATATGCAGGTCGATGCGGAAACCGGGTTTGAAATTGCGATCCATGACCATGGGCGCTTTGGCGTCCAGCACCGTACTGCCTGCCAGACCACCGCGAATAGCCTGGTAGACCAGGTCCGGATTGACGTCCGCTTTGGTTGCCAGCGTCAGCGCTTCAGACATGGCGGCAATGTTGAGTGCCACGATCACCTGGTTTGCCAGCTTGGTCACGTTACCCGCCCCAATCTCCCCGGTGTGTACCACGGAGCCCGCCATGGCTTTCATCAGGTCGTAAAATTTATCGAAAATAGCTTTATCGCCGCCGACCATGACCGACAGCGTGCCGTCGATGGCTTTCGGCTCGCCGCCGCTGACCGGTGCATCCAGCATATCGACGCCCTTCGCCTTCAACGCCTCGCTGATTTCACGGCTCGCGAGCGGTGCGATAGAGCTCATATCGATCAGCACCAGGCCCGGTTTCGCGCCGTCGATAATGCCGTTTTCACCCAGCGCGACTTCTTTGACGTGCGGGGAGTTTGGCAGCATGGTGATGATGACATCGCACTGTTCGGCAATGGCTTTCGCGGTGGTGGCTGCTTCTGCGCCAGCCGCTATCACCTCAGCCACGGCCTGTGGATTATGATCGGAGACCACCAGCGAGTAACCTGCTTTGATGAGGTTCTTACTCATTGGTTTACCCATGATCCCCAGGCCAATAAAACCCACTTTCAGCGTCATAATCTGTTTCCTCAATGATGGTTATTTTTTAAAAGCGTCCGCTAATTTCTGCGTAGCCGAGCGGAAAACGCCGAGGTCGCTGCCGACGGCAACAAACGTGGCTCCCCACTCCAGGTAGCGGCGGGCGTCAGCCTCAACCGGCGCCAGAATGCCGCACGGCTTGCCGTGTGCTTTGGCGCGGGCAAAGATGTGCTGGATCGCGCGCTGCACGTCAGGGTGGCTGGCGTTACCCAGATGGCCTAAGGCGGCAGCCAGATCGCTTGGGCCGACGAAGATCCCGTCCACGCCGGTTGTGGCGGCAATCGCGTCGACGTTATCGACGCCCTGCTGGCTCTCGATCTGAACCAGAATGGTGATGTTGCTGTTGGACTGCGCGAAATAGTCCGGGACGGTGCCAAACATATTGGCGCGGTGCGAAACGGAAACGCCGCGGATCCCTTCGGGAGGATAGCGCGTTGACGCCACGGCCAGCGCCGCTTGCTCTTCCGTCTCCACAAACGGGATCAGGAAGTTGTAGAAGCCGATATCCAGCAGACGCTTAATAATCACCGGTTCGTTGGTGGGGACACGCACCACCGGGGCACTGTTGCTGCCTTTCAGCGCCATCAGCTGCGGAATAAACGTGCTGATATCGTTTGGCGCATGTTCGCCGTCCAGCACCAGCCAGTCGAAACCGGCCAGGCCCAGCACTTCGGTGCTGATAGGGTTTGCCAGCGCGGACCAGCAGCCAATCTGAATCTGGTGCGCCGCGAGAGCCGCTTTAAATTTATTCGGGAAGATAGCGTTATTCATCGTATTTACCTTTTTAATTCCGCAGCCTTTTTCAGTATCGTTTTATTTATTCATACACCGCGCCATCATGATATTTATTATTCGGACATATTCTGGCGTAATAAAATCGTCATTCAGTATAAGATGCAATCCACGGCCGCACATTGTTTTAATGCTCAGGTATTACGCTATTTTTTGATAAAAATTTTTGCATATGCACAAAGCACTGGGCGCTAATGCACAGAATCAAGGATTACGGGCTCGCGAGCGATCGGGATCACATTTTGATATTGAATCTGCTGACATGCTTTATTTCTGAAAGCCGCGTATTTATTTCTACCATCAGAAAAATGGCTGAACCTATTATCAGAATTTTGCTGGAGAATACTGACCAATGGCCGACATTGAAATTCGACAGGCACCGCCGACGGCGTTTTATATAAAAGTGCACGACGCCGATAACGTGGCGATTATCGTCAACGACAATGGCTTAAAAGCAGGAACCTGCTTCCCGGACGGGCTGGAACTGACTGAGCATGTTCCGCAGGGACATAAAGTCGCCCTGGTGGATATCCCTGCTGAAAGCGAAATTGTGCGTTACGGTGAAGTCATCGGCTATGCCGTTCGTTCGATACCGCAGGGAAGCTGGGTGGAGGAGTCGCTGGTGGCGCTGCCAGAAGCGCCGCCGCTGAACACGCTTCCGCTGGCAACCCGCGTGCCGGAACCGCTTCCCCCGCTGGAAGGCTATACCTTTGAAGGGTATCGCAATGCGGACGGCAGCGTCGGCACTAAAAATCTGCTCGGCATTACCACCAGCGTGCACTGCGTGGCGGGCGTCGTGGATTACGTGGTGAAAATCATCGAACGCGATCTGCTGCCAAAATACCCGAACGTCGACGGCGTGGTGGGACTGAACCACCTCTACGGCTGCGGCGTGGCGATTAACGCGCCCGCTGCGGTGGTGCCTATCCGGACCATCCACAATATCGCCCTGAACCCCAACTTTGGCGGCGAGGTGATGATCATTGGCCTCGGCTGTGAAAAATTGCAGCCAGAACGCCTGCTGCAGGGTACCGAGGATGTCAAAGCCATCCCGGCAGACGAGGCCAGTATCGTGCGCCTGCAGGACGAACGCCACGTCGGTTTCCGCTCAATGGTCGACGATATTTTGCAGGTGGCAGAACGCCATCTGGACAAGCTCAACCGCCGCCAGCGCGAAACGTGCCCGGCGTCGGAGCTGGTGGTCGGAACCCAGTGCGGCGGCAGCGATGCCTTCTCCGGCGTGACGGCCAACCCGGCGGTGGGCTATGCGTCCGATCTGCTTGTTCGCTGCGGCGCCACGGTGATGTTCTCCGAGGTGACTGAAGTGCGTGACGCCATCCATCTGCTGACGCCGCGCGCCGTTAATAAAGAGGTCGGCAAGCGACTGCTGGAGGAGATGGCCTGGTACGATAACTATCTCGATATGGGCAAAACCGACCGCAGCGCCAACCCGTCTCCGGGCAACAAGAAAGGCGGCCTGGCAAACGTGGTGGAAAAAGCCCTCGGCTCTATTGCCAAATCCGGGCAGAGCGCCATTGCAGAAGTGCTCTCTCCGGGCCAGCGCCCGACGAAACGCGGCCTTATCTACGCGGCAACGCCGGCCAGCGATTTTGTGTGCGGCACGCAGCAGGTGGCATCCGGCATTACGGTACAGGTCTTTACCACCGGGCGCGGCACGCCGTACGGCCTGATGGCGGTGCCGGTGATCAAGATGGCGACCCGCACCGAGCTGGCAAACCGCTGGTATGACTTAATGGATATTAACGCGGGCACCATCGCCACCGGAGAAGAGAGCATTGAGGACGTGGGCTGGAAGCTGTTCCACTTCATTCTGGATGTCGCCAGCGGGCGAAAGAAAACCTTCTCGGACCAATGGGGATTACATAATCAGCTGGCGGTGTTTAACCCGGCACCGGTGACGTGATTTTCCGTCCCACATTTATCCCGCATTTAGGTAACCCGTCGGACACGCCGCAAACCTTCCAGGTTGAGGCGATACCTGCTAGCTAAAAGACACATAACGATCCGTGGGCCGGATAAGGCGTAGCCGCCACCCGGCAAAAACCGGCAGGGGATGCCTTACTCCCCCTGCTGCTCCAGCGCATACTTATACAACGCATTTTTCTTCACGCCGTGGATCTCCGCCGCCAGTGCCGCCGCTTTCTTCAGCGGCAGTTCCGACTGCAGCAGCGCCAGCGTGCGCAGCGCGTCGGCAGGAAGGGCGTCTTCTTCCGCCTTGTGCCCTTCGACAATCAGCACCATTTCACCTTTGCGGCGGTTTTCGTCTTCCTTCACCCACGCCAGCAGCTCGCCCACCGGTGCGCCGTGGATGGTTTCCCAGGTTTTGGTCAGCTCGCGCGCCAGCACCACGTAGCGGCCTTCCCCCCAGACGGTCACCATATCTTCCAGGCTCTCCAGCAGGCGGTGCGTGGATTCGTAGAAAATTAGGGTGCGCGGTTCCGCTTCCAGCTCTTTTAAGACGTCGCGGCGGCCTTTTGATTTAGCAGGCAGAAAGCCTTCATAGCAGAAACGGTCAGACGGCAGACCTGCGGCGCTTAACGCCGCAATCGCGGCGCACGGTCCCGGCAGGGGCACAACGCGAATACCGGCTTCGCGACAGGTACGCACCAGGTGATAGCCCGGATCGTTGATCAGCGGCGTACCGGCATCGGAGACCAGGGCAATGTTTTGCCCCTCTTTCAGCTTCGCCACCAGCGTTTCGGCTTTTTGTTGCTCATTGTGATCGTGCAGCGCAAACAAACGGGCGTTAATCGCGAAATGTTGCAGCAGTAAGCCGGTATGACGGGTGTCTTCAGCAGCAATTAAATCAACAGCTTGCAGTACGGTCAGCGCACGTTGGGTAATATCAGACAAATTCCCGATAGGAGTAGGTACAATATAAAGCTGGCCTTGAGAATTATCTGCCGTTTCGTGTTGTTTCATTGTTTCGTCCGTATTGCCGATTTAATATTGAGCATTGCGTAAAAAAAATCACTGGATACAGTATGGTACCGTTAACGTTTCTTCGAAAAAAAGCCACGCGCAGCGTGCCGCTTCTGCTGGCAGCCCTGATCTTTGCAGGCTGTGGCACCCAGGCACCTGACCAGAGCACCGCCCATCTCCAGGGTTCTGCTCAGGCTGATTCTGGCTTTTATCTGCAACAAATGTCGCAGAGTTCAAATGATACCAAGACCAACTGGCAATTACTCGCCATTCGTGCACTGCTGAAAGAGGGTAAAACCCAGCGGGCAGCCGAACTGTTTAACCAGCTGCCAAAAGATCTTAACGACGCGCAGCGTCGCGAGCAGAGCCTGCTCTCTGCCGAGCTGAAAGTCGCGCTGAAAGATTACGCCGCGGCGAAGAAGATCCTCGGTGATATCGACGTAAGCGCGCTGGATAAAAACCAGCAGGCGCGCTTCTGGCAGGCGGGTATTACCGCTGAGCAGGGACGCCCTTCCCTGACGCTGCTCCGCGCGCTCGTCGCGCAAGAGCCGCTGCTTGGCGGTGCTGATAAGCAGAAAAATATTGATGCCACCTGGCAAGCGCTGGCGTCGATGACGCAGGAACAGGCGCAGGCGCTGGTCATCAACGCCGATGAAAACGTCCTGCAGGGCTGGCTGGATCTGCAGCAGATGTGGTTTAACAACCGCAGCGATCCAAAAATGTTGAAAGCCGGCATTACGGACTGGCAGACGCGCTACCCGCAAAACCCGGGCGCGAAAATGCTGCCAACCCAGCTGGTGAACGTGCAGAACTTTAAGCCAGCTTCCACCAGCAAAATCGCCCTGCTTCTGCCGCTCAACGGCCAGGCGGCGGTGTTTGGACGTACCATTCAGCAGGGTTTTGAAGCGGCGAAAAACGGCACGACGTCGGTAGCCGGCAGCGCCGTTCCCGCACAGGCAGCCCAGGCGGCTAATGTGAATAATGATGTTGTCAGCCCATCCGCCGCAGAGACCAGCGACCTGACCACGGCGCAAACGCCAGCGCAGGGCACGATGCAAAACCCTGTGACGGCCCCGACGACGCCTCCAGCTGAAGCTGCACCGGCTACAGCAGCACCTGCAGCCCAGGCTCCGGCCGAGACGCAAACGGCGCCAGCTCCTGCCACAACAGCAGAACAGCCTCAACAGCAGCCTGCACAACCCGCGGCTCAACCTGCCACGCAGCCGCAGGCCGTGGCAACCACCAGCGCCAACCCGGGCGCTGAATTGAAAATCTACGACACCAGCTCGCAGCCGCTTGACCAGGTGCTGGCGCAGGTACAGCAGGACGGGGCGAGCATCGTTGTCGGTCCGCTGCTGAAGAACAACGTGGAAGAGCTGATGAAGAGCAATACCACGCTGAACGTGCTGGCGCTCAACCAGCCAGAGCAGGTTCAGAACCGGGCGAATATCTGCTACTTCGCGCTCTCTCCAGAAGATGAAGCCCGCGATGCGGCGCGTCATATTCATGAGCAGGGTAAGCAGGCTCCGCTGCTGCTCATCCCACGCAGCACGCTGGGCGATCGCGTGGCCAATGCCTTTGCCGATGAGTGGCAGAAGCTGGGCGGCGGCGTGGTGCTGCAGCAGAAATTCGGTTCCGTCTCTGAACTGCGCGCAGGCGTAAACGGCGGGGCGGGTATCGCACTTAACGGTAGCCCGGTCACCGCGAGCCTGCCACAGCAGCAGGGCGTGACGATTGGCGGCCTGACGATCCCTGCGCCGCCTACCGACGCGCAGATTAGCGGTGGCGGTAAAGTGGATGCGGCCTATATCGTTGCCACGCCGCAGGAGATCGCCTTTATCAAACCGATGATTGCGATGCGTAACGGCAGCCAGAGCGGCGCAACGCTCTACG harbors:
- the wcaA gene encoding colanic acid biosynthesis glycosyltransferase WcaA, which translates into the protein MTEYEQNESDTPLSRPLISIYMPTWNRQALTIRAIQSVLNQDYVNWELIIIDDFSSSFDQLLTYISELNDPRITYIRNEFNSGACAVRNQAIRMARGDLITGLDDDDEWLPTRLSSFLTWQHKLQLHSFLYANDYLCDGTGYHHPDELQVYPKPAYKKSLFDKRNIIGNQMLTLTSRMQQILFDDALPAAQDYDAFYRLAETFGEPFKLDDITQVLYVNHGEARITCSGRKFSGYLRFYRKHKAKLDVSSKKYQLFTLYYIRNKKMRPQTLMKLMTLRNLKRYLMMYTRFRNKKF
- the garR gene encoding 2-hydroxy-3-oxopropionate reductase, whose translation is MTLKVGFIGLGIMGKPMSKNLIKAGYSLVVSDHNPQAVAEVIAAGAEAATTAKAIAEQCDVIITMLPNSPHVKEVALGENGIIDGAKPGLVLIDMSSIAPLASREISEALKAKGVDMLDAPVSGGEPKAIDGTLSVMVGGDKAIFDKFYDLMKAMAGSVVHTGEIGAGNVTKLANQVIVALNIAAMSEALTLATKADVNPDLVYQAIRGGLAGSTVLDAKAPMVMDRNFKPGFRIDLHIKDLANALDTSHGVGAQLPLTAAVMEMMQALRADGLGTADHSAIACYYEKLAKVEVAR
- the garL gene encoding 2-dehydro-3-deoxyglucarate aldolase, with the protein product MNNAIFPNKFKAALAAHQIQIGCWSALANPISTEVLGLAGFDWLVLDGEHAPNDISTFIPQLMALKGSNSAPVVRVPTNEPVIIKRLLDIGFYNFLIPFVETEEQAALAVASTRYPPEGIRGVSVSHRANMFGTVPDYFAQSNSNITILVQIESQQGVDNVDAIAATTGVDGIFVGPSDLAAALGHLGNASHPDVQRAIQHIFARAKAHGKPCGILAPVEADARRYLEWGATFVAVGSDLGVFRSATQKLADAFKK
- the garD gene encoding galactarate dehydratase encodes the protein MADIEIRQAPPTAFYIKVHDADNVAIIVNDNGLKAGTCFPDGLELTEHVPQGHKVALVDIPAESEIVRYGEVIGYAVRSIPQGSWVEESLVALPEAPPLNTLPLATRVPEPLPPLEGYTFEGYRNADGSVGTKNLLGITTSVHCVAGVVDYVVKIIERDLLPKYPNVDGVVGLNHLYGCGVAINAPAAVVPIRTIHNIALNPNFGGEVMIIGLGCEKLQPERLLQGTEDVKAIPADEASIVRLQDERHVGFRSMVDDILQVAERHLDKLNRRQRETCPASELVVGTQCGGSDAFSGVTANPAVGYASDLLVRCGATVMFSEVTEVRDAIHLLTPRAVNKEVGKRLLEEMAWYDNYLDMGKTDRSANPSPGNKKGGLANVVEKALGSIAKSGQSAIAEVLSPGQRPTKRGLIYAATPASDFVCGTQQVASGITVQVFTTGRGTPYGLMAVPVIKMATRTELANRWYDLMDINAGTIATGEESIEDVGWKLFHFILDVASGRKKTFSDQWGLHNQLAVFNPAPVT
- the rsmI gene encoding 16S rRNA (cytidine(1402)-2'-O)-methyltransferase, with the translated sequence MKQHETADNSQGQLYIVPTPIGNLSDITQRALTVLQAVDLIAAEDTRHTGLLLQHFAINARLFALHDHNEQQKAETLVAKLKEGQNIALVSDAGTPLINDPGYHLVRTCREAGIRVVPLPGPCAAIAALSAAGLPSDRFCYEGFLPAKSKGRRDVLKELEAEPRTLIFYESTHRLLESLEDMVTVWGEGRYVVLARELTKTWETIHGAPVGELLAWVKEDENRRKGEMVLIVEGHKAEEDALPADALRTLALLQSELPLKKAAALAAEIHGVKKNALYKYALEQQGE
- a CDS encoding penicillin-binding protein activator, with product MVPLTFLRKKATRSVPLLLAALIFAGCGTQAPDQSTAHLQGSAQADSGFYLQQMSQSSNDTKTNWQLLAIRALLKEGKTQRAAELFNQLPKDLNDAQRREQSLLSAELKVALKDYAAAKKILGDIDVSALDKNQQARFWQAGITAEQGRPSLTLLRALVAQEPLLGGADKQKNIDATWQALASMTQEQAQALVINADENVLQGWLDLQQMWFNNRSDPKMLKAGITDWQTRYPQNPGAKMLPTQLVNVQNFKPASTSKIALLLPLNGQAAVFGRTIQQGFEAAKNGTTSVAGSAVPAQAAQAANVNNDVVSPSAAETSDLTTAQTPAQGTMQNPVTAPTTPPAEAAPATAAPAAQAPAETQTAPAPATTAEQPQQQPAQPAAQPATQPQAVATTSANPGAELKIYDTSSQPLDQVLAQVQQDGASIVVGPLLKNNVEELMKSNTTLNVLALNQPEQVQNRANICYFALSPEDEARDAARHIHEQGKQAPLLLIPRSTLGDRVANAFADEWQKLGGGVVLQQKFGSVSELRAGVNGGAGIALNGSPVTASLPQQQGVTIGGLTIPAPPTDAQISGGGKVDAAYIVATPQEIAFIKPMIAMRNGSQSGATLYASSRSAQGTAGPDFRLEMDGLQYSEIPMLAGSNPSLMQQALSAVRNDYSLARLYAMGVDAWALANHFTQMRQVPGFELNGNTGDLTATQDCVINRKLSWLKYQQGQIVPAS